The Plasmodium yoelii strain 17X genome assembly, chromosome: 14 DNA segment TGATGATCTATTTCATTTGTATTTTCCAATTccctaaaattataattttgtgtCGTGTCTTTAATCTGATTATTCATATCTTCTTTGGTAATATCTTTTGATATAACTTCAATAGtaactaattttttttttaacttaaaATGGTCCAAAGGTGTAGACATATATTCATATTGTATTCGTTcgtattttttaatattattttcttttattttattttgtatcaattgaatatatttgttaatagTTACCAACATGCAAGAATCAACATGTTTTACATAATCAATAGAACATTTAAAATCTTTGAGAGCTTGCTTATAAATTTTTAGTTTATATTTAGCTATGCCTCTTAGATAATATgctttaaatataatataggTAACATTTATTGAAATTAAATCGTGAATATAATATTGTTTATCTCTTATTTGTTCATGtaaaaatttgttaaaaaatagaataataCATGTACAATCTTTTATACTTTCATAATAACATGATAATCGTTGATAAACTAATGATCTATTTATAAGTGTTTTAGTTCTGAGTATAAATAAGTCTTTTGTCTTTTtatcattcaaataataattatttgatATAACATCTATTTGTAATTCgttatcataatatttttctatttctataaaaatattgtttttttttaattcaaaatctatataatttattatatcattataattttctaagCATTTACTATATTTCTCatttttgtaatttattttccCTTCTTCATTTTTGCAAAGATACATATCTATCGCTTTATTACTAGCTTTTGTGATTTCcccattttcattttttaagtttaatTCGAATTTTTTCCCTTCTCCATTTTGATACATATTTATGCATTCATTTGATTCATTGTTATTGTCACAATTTTCGCAAAGTTTTCTCTGATTTATCTCTATTTCATTTGCATCGAAATCTTTTtgttctttatttaatttatatacagAATCATTATTAGTACTATGTTCTGAATCATCATCTACTTCATCTTTATTTGTCTCTttggttatttttttttttacaaatatgTCATCTTGACTATTTAAGGGATTTTCATCCTGATTAAAAtcttttgtattatatttgtaattcttatttaattcttttgttttattaacaaCATCAGCTTTTGTGTGGTCgcctattttattttcaaagatataattattagtgtatttttttatattattattttctaacttatttttcttctttttattatcttctatttctttttttttaatatcatctTGCCACGCATATAGATCCTCAAAATACTCTCTTATTTCTGCTGAATTATGTTTTAGCTGTTTTGCTATTTCAGCATGCGACATGTCCATTTTGTTTGAAATCTCTATAAAGTGTtattacaattattatttattttatgattttatttttaaaaattcaaatatttataatatttataatattattttcctcTCTTTCTATTTTTAAACATACACAATTACACATTagtatgaatatatatattattttaagaCCATTATTACATATTAGGCATTGGGGGGGGCTAGTTAAAATTTATCTTTTAGGAGCTTGAGCTACTTTTAAAATGTCTATGCTTTTTCTCTGTATTGgaaatatgtttctttaatACCTAGTATTACTATACCCCTGAATTGTGTACTacttttttctttaaatcATTTAATATGGTGCATAAGAGacattgttatttttattaattatttaggTAACCGATAACATATAATTTGCCAATTATACTCTTCATAATGTATGGAAATGTTtcagttattttttttttaagtttattTATCATTGTTCCAGATTgcataattatatatgctgaaacattttttttattaagtcttacatattgaaaaaatttgtaatccgttatattttatgcacCATATACAATACcccttatatatatatatatatatacaatttagCAGGACAGTTTTCcctttattttcattagtCTTATTAGTTCGCATATTATAAtgtctttaaaaaaaatatgtaatttCTATAAGACAATAATATATCGTTTTGTACCTTATTCTACATCTCTTTATATAAGTCAGGCATTTTAatcaaaaacatttaaatttaaatttaaaaataataatattagctcgatgttttattttatatgcacatatatattaatattatggacgatatatgtatgcattttcaaacaattataaaataattaagtGACTTTAGAAACCCAACACATATACAACATGTTTATATGtagaatattataaatgaaaccaaattaatatatttatattgattaaaaaaaatataagaagaAAGAATTATAAGAAATactttcattttatttataaacaaaatataaaaacgaataaaaagaattatatatataaacaggGCATAGGAAAGAAGCCATTGATCGATCGAGACACATCAACTTTTTCCAGAGTGCTTTTTCAAGGGTCCCCAAAAAGGCTCTGGATTTTCTATGGTAAATAATTTAACAGCTGGTTGgtttttcataaaatttgaaatatttatattatcaaaggaagatttttttttaaaaaattcacaAGTTAATAACTTTTCTTTCaatttttcatcttttataGTATGTATAGAGTATATTTTGTTTACTAAattagaattattattattgccaTCTTGTTTTGTTTCAACTTTTTGATCCACATCATTTACTTCCTCATTTTTCATGTCATGggtattatttgaattttttttgttttttgaattaattttaaaaataatagccCTAAATACATCCATGAAAATATGATTAGGGGCATTCGTTTTTATACTATCTGGATCTCTATGAAAATATGAAACTTCGTAATTCAAATTTAATAGTGCATTaacaattatttttcttgAAAAAGAGGAAACTTTAAAATTTCTAAATAAGGAttgtaaattataatataatggAACATTTATCTCTTGTTTTAAGCATCTTAAGTTTATTAATATTCTTTCTCGAgtttttattgtatttaaaTTATGTTCATTCAAATTTTCTAATAATGATATAGATGTGCTTATAAAATCATTATTGTGTAATTTTCCGATATATATAGGACCTCCTATTAATATATCTCCTCCACATTCTTCGCATTTATTTGATACATTTAATTTacaatttttgtatttataacCAATATGAGAATTGGTGTCATTTCCATGTACCATATCTCCTGTTACCTTATCAGTGAAATTCATTTCTGTTTCTTTTCCtttatttgttatttcaTCATCATCTAACTGAGTATATTTTGTTTCTTTTTCATCAATAACTGTTTGGTTTTTATcgatataattattttctaaattggTATCTTTAGAATTTAGtagttcttttttttttttattaatttttcttctttGGGAAAGAGAAGAATTATTTGtttctttaaaattaatagtttTTTTTGAAGCAACTGGATTTACATGAAAACTTGTGCATTTTGTACATTGATAAACAATACCTGTATCAATACAAAGATCTTTCGTTTGAAGTGGATCATCTAAAACTTGTACAAGCATTCGAATGTAAAAATCGATATTTAATGAGCAAAACGgaataatatgttttttatatttagatgctatattttttaatttatacaaTAATACTCTTATACTAAATTCGTTGTTataatttacatttttattaaatatcatactattatatttataaaatgaaacATCAGGGAATTTTCCGTTTAATATTCTCATATCTGTATTTGTTATTAACatgaaaaaattacttcTTCCATATTTTATGCAACTTTCAAGATAACATATTGAAGAACCATAAGGAtctatatctataatatcaaatatatatctttctgaaaattgtttttttttaatttcttcaTCAATTGAAGTTTCCATTAGTTTCATTTCTGCATTTGTTTTGTCTTCTTCCTTTTCATCCATAGTCTTTATATTAGCATTTTTCGATATATCATTCATATTTccattacatatattattcaaatctttgttttctttaattatgtcgatttttgtattaatttCATCATCAAAGGAAAAATTTGTTGAGTCACTATCATAGCCATTTGAATTTATTTGTCCTTTTTCATTAtcgtatatatttttattgccATGATTATCTTTATCCCCTTCAAATGTTTtcgtattattatatgttgtaatgaattttaaaaattttagagcttctttaaaatattcattataattatttgtattattaatatatgtaaaaccTATGTCtaactttttattatttctttttttcatataaccATTGTcaacatttaatatattcataacAACATTAGCATCATTacataaaattgtatatttatcattatctatattatttcttttaaaattCCTTCTTATTTGTTTACATGCATATTTATCAATATCATTTGTAACTATGTGATTAATAGTTTCTTTAAGTTCCTTTACATATCTTATACTTCTAATTCCACTAGCACTTAATAattcgataatattaaaacctctaaatattgttttttcattatccttatttttattttttaaatacaattccaatgattttattaaaacaatacTCATATCTCTATTAAAAACTTGTGccttattataaaatatatgtttatttttattttt contains these protein-coding regions:
- a CDS encoding tRNA (guanine(26)-N(2))-dimethyltransferase, putative; translation: MTRGDDEIPRNDSHKRNYVRDDNVNKKHHGSDNPNGIKNNVEENDKNMKNGNNKHIYEGCVKIKNKNKHIFYNKAQVFNRDMSIVLIKSLELYLKNKNKDNEKTIFRGFNIIELLSASGIRSIRYVKELKETINHIVTNDIDKYACKQIRRNFKRNNIDNDKYTILCNDANVVMNILNVDNGYMKKRNNKKLDIGFTYINNTNNYNEYFKEALKFLKFITTYNNTKTFEGDKDNHGNKNIYDNEKGQINSNGYDSDSTNFSFDDEINTKIDIIKENKDLNNICNGNMNDISKNANIKTMDEKEEDKTNAEMKLMETSIDEEIKKKQFSERYIFDIIDIDPYGSSICYLESCIKYGRSNFFMLITNTDMRILNGKFPDVSFYKYNSMIFNKNVNYNNEFSIRVLLYKLKNIASKYKKHIIPFCSLNIDFYIRMLVQVLDDPLQTKDLCIDTGIVYQCTKCTSFHVNPVASKKTINFKETNNSSLSQRRKINKKKKELLNSKDTNLENNYIDKNQTVIDEKETKYTQLDDDEITNKGKETEMNFTDKVTGDMVHGNDTNSHIGYKYKNCKLNVSNKCEECGGDILIGGPIYIGKLHNNDFISTSISLLENLNEHNLNTIKTRERILINLRCLKQEINVPLYYNLQSLFRNFKVSSFSRKIIVNALLNLNYEVSYFHRDPDSIKTNAPNHIFMDVFRAIIFKINSKNKKNSNNTHDMKNEEVNDVDQKVETKQDGNNNNSNLVNKIYSIHTIKDEKLKEKLLTCEFFKKKSSFDNINISNFMKNQPAVKLFTIENPEPFWGPLKKHSGKS